From Streptomyces griseorubiginosus, one genomic window encodes:
- a CDS encoding sensor histidine kinase, with protein sequence MSGFLAGLCVAILPLLAAGFWLGRRSARTQSLGGLGTPVEHATFETLHTASLAAPPLRAGLTEETARKSARRLRSLLGTDALCLTDQKRVLVWDGVGGHHRGEIMERLAGPLETGRGEAFPLTCDAPDCPVRWAVVAPLTVDDRVHGALVACAPRESAVLVRAAGEVARWVSVQLELADLDQSRTRLIEAEIKALRAQISPHFIFNSLAVIASFVRTDPERARELLLEFADFTRYSFRRHGDFTTLADELHAIDHYLALVRARFGDRLSVTLQIAPEVLPVALPFLCLQPLVENAIKHGLEGKTEKCHIQITAQDAGAEALVVIEDDGAGMDPVLLRRILAGEVSPSGGIGLSNVDDRLRQVYGDSYGLVIETAVGAGMKITARVPKYQPGVHSAGRLTGG encoded by the coding sequence GTGAGCGGATTCCTGGCCGGCCTGTGCGTGGCGATCCTGCCCTTGCTCGCCGCCGGCTTCTGGCTCGGCCGGCGCTCGGCCCGCACCCAGAGCCTGGGCGGCCTCGGCACCCCCGTCGAGCACGCCACCTTCGAGACCCTCCACACCGCCTCCCTGGCCGCACCCCCGCTCCGGGCGGGCCTCACCGAGGAGACCGCCCGCAAGTCGGCCCGCCGACTGCGCTCCCTGCTCGGCACGGACGCGCTCTGCCTCACCGACCAGAAGCGGGTCCTCGTCTGGGACGGCGTCGGCGGCCACCACCGCGGCGAGATCATGGAACGCCTCGCCGGTCCACTGGAGACCGGCCGCGGCGAGGCCTTCCCGCTCACCTGCGACGCCCCGGACTGCCCGGTCCGCTGGGCGGTCGTGGCCCCGCTCACCGTCGACGACCGCGTCCACGGCGCCCTCGTCGCCTGCGCGCCCCGCGAGTCGGCCGTCCTGGTCCGCGCCGCCGGAGAGGTCGCCCGCTGGGTCAGCGTCCAGCTCGAGTTGGCCGACCTGGACCAGTCCCGCACCCGGCTGATCGAGGCCGAGATCAAGGCACTCCGCGCCCAGATCTCCCCGCACTTCATCTTCAACTCGCTGGCTGTGATCGCGTCCTTCGTCCGCACCGACCCCGAGCGCGCCCGCGAACTCCTCCTCGAATTCGCCGACTTCACCCGCTACAGCTTCCGCAGGCACGGCGACTTCACCACCCTCGCCGACGAACTCCACGCCATCGACCACTACTTGGCGCTCGTCAGGGCACGCTTCGGCGACCGCCTCTCGGTCACCCTCCAGATCGCCCCCGAGGTGCTGCCGGTCGCCCTGCCCTTCCTGTGCCTCCAGCCGCTGGTCGAGAACGCCATCAAGCACGGCCTGGAGGGCAAGACCGAGAAGTGCCACATCCAGATCACCGCACAGGACGCGGGCGCCGAGGCCCTCGTGGTCATCGAGGACGACGGCGCCGGAATGGATCCGGTACTGCTCCGCCGTATCCTCGCCGGCGAGGTCAGCCCTTCCGGTGGCATCGGACTGTCCAACGTCGACGACCGGCTCCGCCAGGTGTACGGCGACTCCTACGGCCTCGTCATCGAGACCGCCGTGGGCGCGGGCATGAAGATCACCGCCCGGGTGCCCAAGTACCAGCCGGGCGTGCACTCGGCGGGCCGCCTCACGGGCGGCTGA